A single Lolium perenne isolate Kyuss_39 chromosome 6, Kyuss_2.0, whole genome shotgun sequence DNA region contains:
- the LOC127306881 gene encoding cyclin-P4-1, which translates to MADPEALVGSGAQQDDMLRVVAALAGILERVAERNDVATAAAGTAEVAAPASAFRSTSKPGISVRAYVSRVARFAGCSPACYVVAYIYLDRLLHRGRRFALAVDSYSVHRLLITTVLAAVKFMDDICYNNAYFAKVGGISLAEMNYLEVDFLFGIGFDLNVTPKTFGDYCAVLQSEMMCAEAPPAPLRLQHCCLSESEDDAGSCGSQQQLAA; encoded by the exons ATGGCCGACCCAGAGGCGCTGGTGGGGAGCGGCGCCCAGCAGGACGACATGCTGCGGGTGGTCGCCGCCCTGGCCGGCATCCTGGAGCGCGTGGCGGAGCGCAACGAcgtggcgacggcggcggccggcACCGCGGAGGTGGCGGCGCCGGCGTCGGCGTTCCGGTCGACGAGCAAGCCCGGCATCTCGGTGCGCGCGTACGTGTCGCGCGTGGCGCGGTTCGCCGGGTGCAGCCCGGCGTGCTACGTCGTGGCCTACATCTACCTCGACCGGCTGCTGCACCGCGGCCGCCGCTTCGCCCTGGCCGTGGACTCGTACAGCGTGCACCGTCTCCTCATCACGACCGTGCTCGCGGCCGTCAAGTTCATGGACGACAT ATGCTACAACAACGCATACTTCGCCAAGGTCGGCGGCATCAGCCTGGCGGAGATGAACTACCTGGAGGTGGACTTCCTGTTCGGCATCGGGTTTGACCTGAACGTGACGCCCAAGACCTTCGGTGACTACTGCGCTGTGCTCCAGTCCGAGATGATGTGCGCCGAGGCTCCCCCCGCGCCGCTGAGGCTGCAGCACTGCTGCCTCTCCGAGTCCGAGGACGACGCGGGCAGCTGCGGCTCTCAGCAACAGCTCGCAGCATGA
- the LOC127306882 gene encoding uncharacterized protein isoform X1, producing the protein MPRRLGAASGGGQARRSEAASPLTKEDLVADRVVLITTHPGFNRWKEDAVGCHGQSSERQTAIVGAVGKKAARQHLGDLARPDTGWEALAQSVKNGFGEFACDSSRRME; encoded by the exons ATGCCGCGGCGGCTAGGCGCAGCGTCGGGAGGCGGCCAGGCACGCCGCAGCGAGGCGGCCAGCCCCCTGACTAAGGAGGACCTCGTCGCTGACAGAG TTGTTTTGATCACAACACACCCAGGATTTAATCGATGGAAAGAAGATGCAGTGGGCTGCCACGGGCAATCTAGTGAGCGCCAGACTGCAATCGTTGGTGCCGTCGGGAAGAAAGCTGCCAGGCAACATCTCGGGGACTTAGCACGCCCGGACACAG GATGGGAAGCACTTGCACAATCCGTTAAAAACGGATTTGGAGAATTTGCGTGTGATTCATCAAGAAGAATGGAGTGA
- the LOC127309450 gene encoding histone-lysine N-methyltransferase, H3 lysine-9 specific SUVH5-like: MEGGSVPGAETMTCGRSDGKHASERGANPQVFQLNPAMGKENSPPRDSKSIGFGTCGGGAATGCRKGRKALVPWRFQIGYKRTWSSSQGLSPIINNGSDGPPGTRGSSKFEDGSMQCAPATARKRSRVQFSAAAQVQTGSASSSVPKEKKITPKNRVSITRESVMASLHEFRVIYKTLLEEEKNKRREQEDGTTHDDLGAFQVFRERFCVEHGDKRYEGSLPGVQVGDVFDSNKELFLVGLHRSQESCVDYIKKGRACLAVSIVSYVQHSALNHNLDFLLHVGSTAATADQKMEGTDMALKRSMDNKTQVRVIYRSMAHLGEHSRFEGDTYYVYGGLYLVEKFCREKITEDQFVNTFHLRRMPGQPHIDIQELVKKRMAEPPSNGTFVVDISAGLENIPISAINSVSNEYPMPFSYISHMQYPINYQLEPPSGCDCVGGCLNSPKCACAVKNGGKIPFSKNGRTFGEKPLVYECGPSCKCPPTCHNRVSQRGIKFRLQVFKTKSMGWGVRTLDFIPNGSFVCEYTGELVKDEDAEKTENDEYLFNIGHNYYNVSRWDNLLKTIPSLRSGPQEGEVNDIAVDALKSGNFARFINHSCSGNLFSQNVLYDHDNKSMPHIALFADVDIPPLQPLSYDYNYTIDGVRDPQGNIKKKKCLCGSSECNGWLY; this comes from the coding sequence ATGGAAGGTGGGAGCGTGCCTGGTGCGGAGACTATGACGTGCGGCCGTTCTGATGGTAAGCACGCTTCCGAGAGAGGTGCCAATCCGCAGGTTTTTCAGCTCAATCCCGCTATGGGGAAGGAAAATTCACCACCGAGAGATAGCAAATCAATAGGTTTCGGTAcatgtggtggcggcgcagcaacaGGCTGCCGCAAGGGGCGTAAAGCCTTGGTGCCATGGAGATTCCAGATTGGGTACAAGCGGACGTGGTCATCGTCACAGGGTTTAAGCCCCATTATTAATAATGGATCTGATGGACCACCTGGAACAAGAGGATCATCCAAGTTCGAAGATGGTTCCATGCAGTGCGCTCCGGCAACTGCACGTAAACGATCTCGTGTCCAATTTTCTGCTGCCGCGCAAGTTCAGACGGGATCTGCTTCTTCTTCTGTACCCAAAGAGAAGAAGATTACTCCAAAGAACAGAGTTTCCATCACTAGAGAAAGTGTCATGGCTTCTCTGCACGAGTTCAGGGTGATTTACAAAACTCtcctggaggaagaaaagaacaaGCGCAGAGAGCAAGAAGATGGCACTACACATGACGATCTTGGGGCTTTCCAAGTCTTCAGGGAGAGGTTCTGTGTTGAACACGGTGACAAGAGGTACGAGGGTAGCCTGCCTGGAGTTCAGGTTGGCGATGTGTTTGATTCTAACAAGGAGTTGTTCCTAGTTGGTCTCCACCGTTCGCAAGAGTCGTGTGTTGATTACATCAAAAAGGGCAGGGCATGTCTGGCCGTTAGCATTGTGTCGTACGTGCAGCATTCTGCCCTAAATCACAATCTGGATTTCTTGTTGCATGTTGGATCAACGGCTGCCACCGCCGACCAGAAGATGGAAGGCACAGACATGGCACTGAAGCGGAGTATGGATAATAAAACACAAGTTCGTGTTATTTACAGGTCTATGGCTCATCTGGGTGAACATTCTCGGTTTGAAGGGGATACGTATTATGTTTATGGTGGTTTGTATTTAGTCGAGAAATTCTGCCGAGAGAAGATTACCGAAGACCAATTTGTTAATACTTTTCATCTTAGAAGAATGCCAGGGCAACCACATATCGACATTCAAGAGCTTGTGAAAAAACGAATGGCAGAACCACCATCCAATGGCACTTTTGTCGTAGATATATCGGCAGGTCTCGAGAATATCCCTATATCCGCCATCAACTCCGTATCGAATGAGTACCCGATGCCATTTTCCTACATTTCACACATGCAATATCCCATAAACTATCAGCTAGAGCCTCCATCAGGCTGTGATTGCGTTGGTGGATGTTTGAACTCTCCAAAGTGTGCATGTGCCGTGAAAAATGGAGGGAAGATCCCCTTCAGCAAAAATGGTAGAACCTTTGGGGAAAAACCTCTTGTTTATGAGTGTGGGCCTTCATGCAAGTGCCCTCCAACCTGTCACAACAGAGTCAGCCAACGTGGAATCAAGTTTCGCCTTCAAGTCTTCAAGACGAAATCAATGGGATGGGGAGTGCGAACCCTTGATTTTATACCCAACGGAAGTTTTGTGTGTGAATACACAGGAGAGTTAGTGAAGGATGAAGATGCTGAGAAGACGGAAAATGACGAGTACTTGTTCAATATTGGTCACAACTATTATAATGTATCTCGTTGGGACAACTTATTAAAGACTATTCCCTCGCTTCGAAGTGGTCCTCAAGAAGGTGAAGTAAATGACATTGCTGTGGATGCTCTAAAATCCGGCAACTTTGCGAGGTTCATCAACCATAGCTGCAGCGGCAACCTTTTTTCACAAAATGTGCTCTATGACCACGACAATAAGAGTATGCCTCACATCGCGCTCTTTGCTGATGTGGATATTCCTCCGCTCCAACCGCTATCATATGACTATAATTATACCATAGATGGTGTCCGTGACCCCCAAGGTAACATCAAGAAGAAAAAATGTTTATGTGGGTCATCCGAGTGCAACGGATGGCTGTACTAA
- the LOC127306882 gene encoding uncharacterized protein isoform X2: MPRRLGAASGGGQARRSEAASPLTKEDLVADRGFNRWKEDAVGCHGQSSERQTAIVGAVGKKAARQHLGDLARPDTGWEALAQSVKNGFGEFACDSSRRME; this comes from the exons ATGCCGCGGCGGCTAGGCGCAGCGTCGGGAGGCGGCCAGGCACGCCGCAGCGAGGCGGCCAGCCCCCTGACTAAGGAGGACCTCGTCGCTGACAGAG GATTTAATCGATGGAAAGAAGATGCAGTGGGCTGCCACGGGCAATCTAGTGAGCGCCAGACTGCAATCGTTGGTGCCGTCGGGAAGAAAGCTGCCAGGCAACATCTCGGGGACTTAGCACGCCCGGACACAG GATGGGAAGCACTTGCACAATCCGTTAAAAACGGATTTGGAGAATTTGCGTGTGATTCATCAAGAAGAATGGAGTGA